Proteins from a genomic interval of Deltaproteobacteria bacterium:
- a CDS encoding AMMECR1 domain-containing protein gives MQEFHLSLTDEEKRFCKDLIRWAIAHHLGLPGAKPHLDSETLDAELGAFVTLKRHGQLRGCIGNIVGNGPLVATIERMAGAAAFEDPRFAPVTAAEAGELEIEVS, from the coding sequence ATGCAGGAGTTTCATCTGTCTCTGACCGACGAGGAAAAGCGTTTCTGCAAGGATCTGATCCGTTGGGCCATCGCCCATCATCTGGGACTGCCCGGCGCAAAACCCCATCTTGATTCCGAAACCCTGGACGCCGAACTCGGCGCGTTCGTGACCCTGAAAAGGCACGGCCAGTTGCGCGGCTGCATCGGCAACATTGTCGGCAACGGACCGCTGGTCGCGACCATTGAGCGCATGGCCGGCGCCGCCGCCTTCGAGGATCCGCGTTTTGCGCCGGTCACGGCGGCGGAGGCGGGCGAGTTGGAGATCGAGGTCTC
- a CDS encoding phosphoribosylglycinamide formyltransferase, with amino-acid sequence MRLGVLVSGSGSNLQAMLDRVADGSLHAEIALVVSNKPEAVGLERARAAGIPTACVRHADFPVREDFDRELVRLLQTAGVEWVALAGFMRILTPAFLTPFAGRVVNIHPALLPACPGIHAQAQQAGHGVRLAGCTVHFVDEEMDHGPIIIQAAVPAFAEDDESSLGARILKLEHRIYPQALQWIASGRVRLDGRQVRVDGAGRDFSGPFWTNPPLEPPFDR; translated from the coding sequence ATGCGACTGGGCGTGCTTGTCTCCGGCTCCGGGTCCAACCTGCAGGCCATGCTCGACCGCGTGGCCGATGGATCCCTGCACGCCGAGATCGCGTTGGTGGTGTCCAACAAGCCCGAGGCCGTGGGTCTTGAGCGGGCGCGGGCGGCGGGCATCCCCACGGCCTGCGTGCGCCATGCGGATTTTCCCGTGCGCGAGGATTTTGACCGCGAGCTGGTTCGTCTGCTCCAGACGGCCGGGGTGGAGTGGGTGGCCCTGGCCGGATTCATGCGCATTCTGACTCCGGCCTTTTTGACACCCTTTGCCGGTCGGGTGGTCAATATCCATCCGGCCCTGCTGCCGGCCTGCCCCGGCATCCACGCCCAGGCCCAGCAGGCTGGTCACGGGGTGCGTCTGGCCGGGTGCACGGTCCATTTCGTGGACGAGGAAATGGACCATGGGCCCATCATCATCCAGGCCGCCGTGCCCGCCTTTGCCGAGGACGATGAGTCCAGCCTGGGCGCGCGCATCCTGAAGCTCGAACACCGCATTTACCCCCAAGCCTTGCAATGGATTGCCAGCGGTCGGGTGCGCCTGGACGGACGCCAGGTCCGTGTCGATGGCGCTGGCCGGGATTTTTCCGGACCATTCTGGACCAATCCGCCACTGGAACCGCCTTTTGACCGTTAG